In one window of Mesorhizobium sp. B2-1-1 DNA:
- a CDS encoding type II secretion system F family protein yields MVSTAFAYKALNGEGRLELGRIDASDSDDAVQKLGARGLIPVSVEPRQSASRAPLFSTRIPASQVTRLLSDLSIMLNAGIRIDEALAIMEKEFDSGRLQPVVAGIRTDLASGNSFSRALEAWPALFPAFQVAMVRVAETSGKLPTLLSRIVQERQHFEALRAKVSEALRYPAVLFAGTICVLVFFLVGVVPQFEPMLMQSGKKDTLMVVMFAVSNFLRAYGLVLLLAASILVLLGFVAARRGLLWAWLWGFAKKLPLLSEIPGSYRTGRFARLLGIMVETGVAVPVAFKLISDTVDHGEAARARAQQASDALRQGNRLGHALEILQLPPLAVRMLRLGEQSGELAGLAYRVADFYEVRLERSLSRIVGLVGPAAVATISILIGGMIVSIMSTLMSFNDMVR; encoded by the coding sequence ATGGTCTCCACGGCATTCGCATACAAGGCTTTGAATGGCGAGGGTCGTCTCGAACTCGGGCGGATCGATGCGTCCGATTCCGACGATGCCGTCCAGAAGCTCGGGGCGCGCGGGCTGATCCCGGTAAGTGTCGAACCGAGGCAGTCTGCATCGCGCGCACCGCTGTTTTCGACCCGGATACCGGCGTCGCAGGTCACGCGGCTGCTCTCCGACCTGTCGATCATGCTGAATGCGGGGATCCGGATCGACGAAGCGCTGGCGATCATGGAAAAGGAATTCGACAGCGGCAGGCTTCAGCCCGTGGTTGCCGGCATTCGCACCGACCTGGCGTCGGGCAACTCGTTCTCCAGAGCGCTGGAAGCCTGGCCCGCTCTGTTCCCGGCGTTCCAGGTCGCCATGGTTCGTGTCGCGGAGACCTCCGGCAAGTTACCCACCCTCCTGTCGCGCATCGTGCAGGAGCGCCAGCATTTCGAGGCATTGCGGGCCAAAGTCAGCGAGGCGCTGCGGTATCCGGCAGTCCTGTTTGCCGGCACGATCTGCGTACTGGTCTTCTTCCTGGTGGGGGTCGTTCCTCAGTTCGAACCGATGCTCATGCAGAGCGGCAAGAAGGACACGCTGATGGTGGTGATGTTCGCGGTCTCGAATTTCCTGCGCGCTTATGGGCTGGTCCTTTTGCTTGCGGCTTCGATACTCGTATTGCTGGGGTTCGTGGCGGCGCGGCGGGGCCTTCTCTGGGCATGGCTTTGGGGTTTCGCCAAGAAACTTCCGCTTTTGTCGGAGATACCGGGGAGCTATCGGACGGGGCGCTTCGCCCGTCTCCTGGGCATCATGGTCGAGACCGGCGTGGCGGTTCCTGTGGCTTTCAAGCTCATCAGCGATACCGTCGACCACGGCGAGGCCGCGCGGGCACGCGCGCAGCAGGCGTCCGACGCGCTGAGGCAGGGGAATAGGCTTGGCCATGCGCTTGAGATTCTTCAGCTTCCCCCGCTGGCGGTGCGCATGTTGAGGCTCGGCGAGCAAAGTGGCGAACTCGCAGGGCTGGCCTATCGTGTCGCCGACTTCTATGAAGTGCGGCTGGAGCGTTCGCTGTCCCGTATCGTCGGGCTTGTCGGCCCTGCGGCAGTGGCAACCATCAGTATCTTGATCGGTGGTATGATCGTGTCGATCATGTCCACCCTCATGTCATTCAACGACATGGTCCGCTAG
- the aldA gene encoding aldehyde dehydrogenase, giving the protein MAVEKSHLMLIDGRFVTGEAGTRPVINPANGKVFVDVPEASPDQARQAIEAARKAQKAWGLKSPLARAAIMKRIAVLIRQNTRHLAEVVVREQGKPINEAMGEVGGAAEFFDYYAEFARRIQGEILPSDYAGEQVWIQRVPVGVVAAIIPWNYPSALVSRKVAPAMIAGDTIVLKPHEDTPLSALEMARIFVEAGVPDGVVNIITGRGETIGEVLCTEPGVDLITMTGSVPTGKRIMANASRNLTPVSLELGGKAPFIVLADADLDLAVRSAATSRYMNCGQVCICNERTLVHRSIYDQFVTRFVEFSKSLVVGDPMQANTDIGPKVSREELEKVEVVLAEAVAGGAKLALAGGRPAKAPIDGGYWLNPTVLTDVTPDMPIMTREIFGPVVPIMPFDTFEEAVSIANTSRYGLSAYLFTNDLGRIMKAVNEVSFGEIYVNRIGPEMLQGFHVGFRESGLGGDDGVHGLESYMRKKTVYVNYSGAATAALMPYGR; this is encoded by the coding sequence ATGGCTGTAGAGAAGTCCCATCTCATGCTGATCGACGGCAGATTTGTCACCGGCGAAGCCGGCACGCGCCCGGTGATCAACCCGGCCAACGGCAAGGTTTTTGTCGACGTGCCCGAGGCAAGTCCGGATCAGGCTCGCCAGGCGATAGAGGCAGCCCGTAAGGCGCAGAAAGCCTGGGGGCTCAAATCACCCCTCGCCCGTGCGGCGATCATGAAGCGGATCGCGGTCTTGATCCGGCAGAACACCCGACATCTGGCCGAGGTGGTCGTCAGGGAACAAGGCAAGCCGATCAATGAGGCCATGGGTGAAGTGGGCGGTGCGGCCGAGTTCTTCGACTACTACGCCGAGTTTGCCCGCCGCATTCAAGGTGAGATCCTGCCATCCGACTACGCGGGAGAGCAGGTCTGGATCCAGCGCGTACCCGTAGGCGTCGTCGCCGCCATCATTCCCTGGAATTATCCGAGCGCCCTGGTCAGCCGAAAGGTGGCGCCCGCCATGATCGCCGGCGACACCATCGTCCTCAAACCGCATGAAGACACGCCGCTTTCGGCGCTCGAAATGGCTCGCATCTTTGTGGAAGCGGGCGTGCCGGACGGCGTCGTCAACATCATAACAGGACGAGGCGAAACCATAGGCGAGGTGCTGTGCACGGAACCCGGCGTCGACCTCATCACCATGACCGGAAGCGTGCCGACCGGCAAGCGCATCATGGCGAATGCTTCGCGCAACCTGACGCCCGTTTCGCTGGAGCTTGGCGGCAAGGCACCCTTCATCGTCCTGGCCGATGCCGATCTCGACCTGGCGGTGCGGTCGGCGGCCACTTCGCGCTACATGAATTGCGGGCAGGTCTGCATATGCAACGAACGCACGCTCGTTCACCGTTCGATTTACGATCAGTTCGTCACGCGCTTCGTGGAGTTCTCGAAGTCGCTGGTCGTCGGTGACCCGATGCAGGCGAATACCGATATCGGTCCCAAAGTCAGCCGTGAGGAATTGGAAAAGGTCGAGGTGGTCCTGGCGGAAGCCGTCGCGGGCGGCGCGAAGCTGGCGCTGGCCGGCGGACGCCCGGCCAAGGCGCCGATCGACGGCGGCTACTGGCTCAATCCGACCGTATTGACCGACGTGACGCCCGACATGCCGATCATGACGCGGGAAATCTTCGGCCCGGTCGTGCCGATCATGCCCTTCGACACCTTCGAGGAGGCAGTCAGCATCGCCAATACCAGTCGCTATGGCCTGTCGGCCTATCTTTTCACCAACGATCTTGGTCGCATCATGAAGGCCGTCAACGAGGTTTCGTTTGGCGAAATCTATGTGAACCGGATCGGGCCAGAAATGCTGCAGGGCTTCCATGTCGGCTTCCGCGAGAG
- the gspG gene encoding type II secretion system major pseudopilin GspG has protein sequence MSVHFAVGPNLMQRKRARRREAGFTLIEMLVVLAIIGLISALVGPRVLAQLSDSRVRAAKLQIEAFSSALDIFYIDVGRYPVQAEGLGALVRKPSTIQVWNGPYVRGETVPLDPWGHEYRYASDGKTFNITTDGPDGRGSNVSAQP, from the coding sequence ATGAGCGTTCATTTCGCAGTTGGTCCCAATCTCATGCAGCGCAAGCGTGCCCGGCGCCGCGAGGCAGGCTTTACGCTGATCGAGATGCTGGTCGTGCTGGCCATCATCGGCCTGATCTCGGCGCTCGTCGGTCCTCGTGTTCTCGCGCAGTTGTCCGACTCGCGCGTGCGTGCGGCGAAGCTTCAGATCGAGGCGTTTTCCAGCGCGCTCGACATCTTCTACATCGATGTCGGCCGTTATCCGGTGCAGGCCGAGGGGCTGGGAGCGCTGGTGCGCAAGCCCTCGACCATCCAGGTCTGGAACGGGCCATACGTTCGCGGCGAGACCGTTCCGCTCGATCCGTGGGGCCATGAATACAGATACGCAAGCGACGGAAAGACGTTCAACATCACCACCGACGGGCCCGATGGGCGCGGCTCCAATGTGTCCGCCCAGCCCTAA
- the pdxA gene encoding 4-hydroxythreonine-4-phosphate dehydrogenase PdxA, producing the protein MSGPRLGITMGDPAGIGPEIIAKACARLKPRLADGSLSLLIIGSATAMRAMESISGRIEREEPSASAARPFPPVAILEAGPERTPIETGVMSAEGGRLAYLAIEKAVRLAQAGSIAGIVTAPLNKEALNLAGYHYAGHTDMLAELTGARDSVMMLAHGDFRVSHVSTHVALAQVPSKLTEPRLRRVIQLTVEALQGLDIAHPRIAIAALNPHAGEGGIFGREDIDITTPVVASYTSPDFTVVGPVPGDTVFVKLRARQYDAVVAMYHDQGHVPVKLLGFNVDPATGEWKALSGVNVTLGLPIIRTSVDHGTAFDIAGKGIANEDSLVEAIEFAVQMAAAKSKP; encoded by the coding sequence ATGTCTGGTCCAAGGCTCGGCATCACTATGGGTGATCCCGCGGGCATCGGCCCCGAGATCATCGCGAAGGCATGCGCACGGCTGAAACCGCGCCTGGCCGACGGGTCACTGTCGCTTCTCATCATCGGCAGCGCCACCGCGATGCGCGCGATGGAGTCCATTTCAGGACGTATCGAGCGGGAAGAACCGTCGGCTTCGGCCGCCAGACCTTTTCCGCCCGTGGCCATTCTTGAGGCCGGACCAGAGCGGACACCCATAGAGACAGGCGTCATGTCGGCCGAAGGCGGGCGCCTTGCCTACCTGGCCATCGAGAAGGCTGTTCGCCTGGCCCAGGCCGGCTCGATTGCGGGTATCGTTACGGCCCCCCTCAACAAGGAAGCGCTCAACCTGGCCGGCTATCACTATGCCGGCCATACCGACATGCTGGCAGAACTGACAGGCGCACGCGATTCCGTGATGATGCTTGCCCATGGGGATTTTCGCGTCAGCCATGTCTCGACCCATGTGGCGCTGGCTCAGGTTCCATCGAAACTGACCGAACCCCGATTGCGGCGGGTGATCCAGTTGACCGTCGAGGCATTGCAGGGCCTCGACATTGCGCATCCGCGCATTGCGATTGCCGCGCTCAACCCGCACGCTGGCGAAGGCGGCATTTTCGGTCGTGAGGACATCGACATCACGACCCCGGTCGTCGCCTCTTACACATCGCCCGATTTCACCGTGGTTGGACCTGTTCCGGGCGACACGGTCTTCGTCAAGCTACGTGCGCGTCAGTATGACGCGGTGGTCGCGATGTATCACGATCAGGGCCATGTTCCGGTGAAACTGCTCGGCTTCAATGTCGATCCCGCGACCGGTGAGTGGAAAGCGCTCTCCGGTGTCAATGTGACGCTCGGCCTTCCGATCATCCGCACCTCCGTGGACCACGGCACGGCCTTCGATATCGCCGGCAAGGGCATCGCCAACGAGGACAGCCTGGTCGAGGCGATCGAGTTCGCCGTCCAGATGGCCGCGGCAAAATCCAAACCTTAG
- a CDS encoding LysR family transcriptional regulator, giving the protein MTPPLHSIISRLHLKQLRLLVALGEHGSLLKASQQVALTQPGASKALQEIETTFGTPLFVRTNRGLEPNAVGHCVIRYARLIQTDLAHLRDEIVGIMRGQGGRVAAGVIMGAVPLLTDAISALVARQADLSVEIVEDTSAALLAQLEAGRLDLAICRTTISQAPQVYDSVKLQDETLAVIANVGHPLRHAKKLTLQELAPYRWVVYRANMPMRLLLEREYRDCGIRFPQHLLETTSAFATLALLQANPSFVALVSIEVAQFFAYRQMTRILPLALASRSEAYELVTRKGAWVPPAAKLLIDELVHRQS; this is encoded by the coding sequence ATGACCCCACCGCTCCACTCGATCATTTCCAGGCTCCACCTGAAACAGCTGCGGCTCCTAGTCGCGCTGGGCGAGCACGGCTCGCTTTTGAAGGCATCGCAGCAGGTCGCGTTGACGCAACCGGGCGCGAGCAAGGCATTGCAGGAAATCGAGACGACCTTCGGCACGCCGCTGTTCGTTCGCACCAACCGGGGCCTGGAGCCCAATGCCGTCGGCCATTGCGTGATCCGCTATGCGCGTCTGATCCAGACGGATCTCGCGCACCTGCGCGACGAGATCGTCGGAATCATGCGTGGCCAGGGCGGGCGGGTGGCGGCCGGCGTCATCATGGGCGCGGTGCCGCTGCTCACCGATGCCATCTCCGCGCTCGTTGCGCGGCAGGCCGACTTGTCCGTCGAGATCGTCGAGGACACCAGCGCCGCCCTGCTGGCCCAGCTCGAAGCCGGCCGGCTCGACCTGGCGATCTGCCGCACGACCATCAGCCAGGCGCCGCAGGTCTACGACAGCGTGAAGCTCCAGGATGAAACGCTCGCGGTGATCGCGAACGTCGGCCATCCGCTGCGACACGCGAAGAAGCTAACCCTGCAGGAGCTGGCGCCATACCGATGGGTGGTATACCGCGCGAACATGCCGATGCGGCTCTTGCTCGAACGCGAATACCGCGATTGCGGGATCCGGTTCCCGCAGCACCTGCTCGAGACGACCTCCGCTTTTGCGACGCTGGCGCTGCTGCAGGCCAACCCGTCCTTCGTGGCCCTGGTGTCGATCGAAGTCGCGCAGTTCTTCGCGTACCGGCAGATGACGCGCATCCTGCCGCTGGCCCTGGCGTCGCGAAGCGAGGCCTATGAGCTCGTCACCCGCAAGGGGGCGTGGGTTCCGCCCGCCGCCAAACTGCTGATCGACGAATTGGTCCATCGCCAGTCCTGA
- a CDS encoding four-carbon acid sugar kinase family protein: protein MSALEGVDIRVVADDLTGALDSAVSFASPGHGIGVSWRLDGPFSERMAVDVATREGAEATAVARHRALAPWLAAGQLSFKKIDSLLRGHVIAEIEACIVEGTYQRVVLAPAFPFQGRVTRVGRQWRLDRPEMVGPDLLADLGQRFSVGRSTPGARSAHFITLYDAETDTDLDKIVATAGMPEARILWVGTGGLAAALARHMKAPQKPALALSGPFLGLVGTNHEITAGQVAVFAAGHADAHIVVERDIDKAKKRLAERMMQGAPSIVSVAASGDRHAVADHIGKVFASLLEGLPRPGTLLVTGGETLRSVCDSLGAVELTVESEIEPGLPVSVIKGGVFEGLATISKSGAFGDSALLCRLAALARP from the coding sequence TTGAGCGCTCTTGAGGGCGTGGATATCCGGGTCGTAGCCGATGACCTGACCGGCGCCCTGGACAGCGCGGTTTCCTTCGCATCGCCCGGCCACGGCATTGGGGTGAGCTGGCGACTGGACGGTCCGTTTTCGGAGCGCATGGCTGTCGATGTCGCCACACGAGAGGGCGCCGAGGCGACGGCCGTCGCCAGGCACCGGGCGCTCGCGCCATGGCTCGCCGCCGGACAGCTGAGTTTCAAGAAGATCGACAGCCTTTTGCGCGGTCACGTCATCGCCGAAATAGAAGCCTGCATCGTCGAGGGGACGTACCAGCGCGTTGTGCTGGCGCCTGCTTTCCCGTTTCAGGGGCGCGTTACGCGCGTCGGACGCCAATGGCGGCTCGATCGCCCCGAAATGGTAGGTCCCGACCTCCTCGCCGACCTCGGCCAGCGCTTTTCGGTCGGGCGTTCAACACCGGGGGCACGGTCGGCTCATTTCATCACCCTCTACGACGCCGAAACGGACACGGACCTGGACAAGATCGTCGCAACGGCCGGAATGCCGGAGGCACGGATCTTGTGGGTCGGTACAGGCGGCTTGGCGGCGGCACTCGCCCGGCACATGAAAGCACCGCAGAAGCCTGCTCTTGCGTTATCCGGGCCGTTCCTTGGCCTTGTCGGCACAAATCACGAGATCACGGCGGGACAGGTGGCCGTCTTTGCCGCCGGGCATGCGGATGCGCATATCGTCGTCGAACGCGACATCGACAAAGCGAAAAAGCGCTTGGCGGAGCGTATGATGCAAGGCGCGCCATCAATTGTCAGCGTCGCTGCATCGGGTGATCGCCACGCGGTGGCGGATCATATCGGCAAGGTGTTTGCCTCGCTTCTCGAAGGTTTGCCAAGGCCCGGCACGTTGCTCGTCACTGGCGGCGAAACATTGCGGTCGGTGTGCGACAGCCTAGGCGCCGTCGAACTCACGGTCGAAAGCGAGATCGAGCCGGGGCTGCCGGTTTCCGTCATCAAAGGCGGCGTTTTCGAGGGGCTGGCCACGATTTCGAAATCGGGCGCGTTCGGCGACAGCGCCCTGCTCTGCAGGCTTGCCGCTCTCGCGCGTCCCTGA
- a CDS encoding type II secretion system protein J: MTGRRRRGFTLIEVLASLAVAVLLIVPIARMITGTAGAFAGLERSTERRVGMQAAMAAAMTLNPLRTGRRVIGGFTVIVEPYRFERGTALARAGWQLYSVTVRSTDGSDDDAMQTVRLGKRQ, translated from the coding sequence ATGACAGGACGGCGCAGACGCGGCTTCACGCTGATCGAGGTTCTGGCCTCGCTTGCCGTCGCCGTGCTGCTGATCGTTCCGATCGCGCGCATGATCACGGGCACCGCAGGTGCGTTCGCGGGTCTGGAACGATCGACCGAACGCCGTGTCGGCATGCAGGCTGCCATGGCGGCGGCGATGACCCTTAACCCGTTGCGAACGGGCCGGCGCGTGATCGGAGGCTTCACGGTCATCGTGGAACCGTACCGCTTCGAACGCGGCACTGCCCTGGCTCGCGCCGGATGGCAGCTTTACTCCGTCACCGTTCGCAGCACCGACGGATCGGATGACGACGCGATGCAGACCGTGCGCCTCGGCAAGCGGCAATGA
- a CDS encoding type II secretion system protein J — MTRKRSARAGFTLIEALASLVLATMLFGGLALYTGTWLRQWQGIIARGGQEDTVAVILDRMVEDLEAAQPGYSNPEGAAAIRFTGHADEVTFERPALGYEPRAGLDDITYSMGRAGADEALIRARRDHRMGEGGEDLPLVRGDLKLSFSYAGPDGALSPEWTSTNRMPSLVRIEISGSSPRPWRQWAYARLRVELPARCGAAEALAPCLQRYGIGF; from the coding sequence ATGACAAGGAAACGCAGCGCTCGGGCCGGCTTCACGCTGATCGAGGCATTGGCTTCGCTGGTGCTTGCGACGATGCTGTTTGGCGGGCTGGCACTCTACACCGGAACCTGGCTGCGCCAATGGCAGGGGATAATCGCCAGAGGCGGGCAGGAGGACACGGTGGCGGTGATTCTCGACCGGATGGTCGAGGATCTGGAGGCGGCGCAGCCCGGCTATTCCAACCCGGAGGGAGCCGCTGCGATCCGCTTCACCGGCCATGCCGACGAGGTCACCTTCGAGCGCCCAGCGCTCGGCTACGAGCCGCGTGCGGGACTTGATGACATCACCTATTCGATGGGTCGGGCCGGAGCCGACGAGGCCCTCATTCGTGCCCGCCGCGATCACAGGATGGGCGAGGGCGGGGAGGATCTTCCGCTGGTGCGAGGCGATCTGAAGCTTTCGTTCAGCTATGCCGGGCCGGACGGCGCGCTCAGCCCCGAATGGACAAGCACCAACCGCATGCCGTCACTCGTCCGTATCGAGATATCCGGCAGTTCTCCGCGTCCCTGGCGGCAATGGGCCTATGCGCGGTTACGCGTCGAGCTGCCCGCGCGTTGCGGCGCGGCCGAAGCGCTCGCGCCGTGTCTGCAGCGCTACGGCATCGGCTTCTGA
- a CDS encoding FAD-dependent oxidoreductase: MTVSRRSLLKAGAGIAAAGVASSMLQPSIANAADPRVADIVVVGCGSAGLGAAVAAAEAGASVIVLEAQPHIGGRGIVSSGNIPLGGGTPAQMAAGIADSPDLLYRDLTDWSIVQANGFPSYRYNDRELIRAFADINVDLYNFLVRHGVVWTTSRPDNVGGNEVGNSVNRMMHTAIMNYVSVRTGLPVAASQQRTTSQGPGFIYPLEAAAKARGVKILLNYRLESLLRTKAGVVGVVASNQGRLVNIQARKGVVIASGGGNGNVEYRRQFDPRLTAEYCGVAGEPYSFQDASGILAGLNVGASLAGTYNQTGEFGTNITKPTAIGTRYNYSFLQWGPNSPVFHLAKASGLANVNNQNVIHVNMIGRRFYDETGGQFGTNSAGSVNPYTQGSYLNAKNITYNPQNWINAALAGIGDGHNGGGPIWAIFDADAVARQRWNVAPPFVDPDGFFFQANTLEELAQKIVMPHQRVPMPASNLVETVTRYNSFVDAGADADFGKPTPQYKIQRGPFYAAWSTPVIHDARSGLRINGSSQVLDYAAQVIPGLYAAGEAAGGFSQHGNGRALSQGIIAGRHAASSSY; the protein is encoded by the coding sequence ATGACAGTCAGCCGACGCTCATTGTTGAAGGCCGGCGCCGGAATCGCCGCCGCAGGGGTGGCCAGCAGCATGTTGCAGCCGAGCATTGCCAATGCCGCGGACCCGCGCGTAGCCGATATCGTCGTTGTGGGTTGCGGCTCGGCGGGCCTCGGGGCCGCAGTCGCCGCCGCAGAGGCGGGCGCGTCGGTCATTGTCCTCGAGGCGCAACCGCACATCGGGGGACGTGGCATCGTCAGCTCAGGCAACATTCCCCTGGGAGGCGGAACCCCTGCCCAGATGGCAGCCGGCATCGCGGACTCGCCAGACCTCCTGTATCGCGACCTTACCGACTGGTCCATCGTCCAGGCGAACGGCTTTCCGAGCTACCGCTATAACGACCGCGAGCTGATCCGGGCATTTGCCGACATCAACGTCGACCTTTACAACTTTCTGGTCCGCCATGGCGTCGTGTGGACGACATCCAGGCCCGACAATGTCGGCGGCAATGAGGTCGGCAACTCGGTGAACCGTATGATGCATACGGCGATCATGAACTACGTCTCGGTCCGTACCGGCTTGCCGGTAGCCGCGAGCCAACAGCGGACGACGTCTCAAGGGCCCGGCTTCATATATCCGCTGGAGGCCGCGGCAAAGGCGCGTGGCGTGAAGATCCTGCTGAATTACCGTTTGGAGTCGCTGCTCCGGACGAAAGCGGGCGTGGTCGGGGTCGTAGCCTCCAATCAGGGCCGCCTCGTTAACATTCAGGCACGCAAGGGCGTAGTGATTGCGAGTGGCGGCGGAAACGGGAATGTGGAATACCGCCGACAGTTCGACCCACGGCTCACCGCGGAGTACTGCGGCGTCGCTGGCGAGCCCTATTCCTTCCAGGACGCCAGCGGCATACTCGCAGGGCTGAATGTCGGCGCGTCCCTCGCGGGCACGTACAACCAGACTGGAGAGTTCGGCACTAACATCACCAAGCCAACCGCCATCGGAACGCGGTACAACTACTCGTTCCTGCAGTGGGGGCCCAATAGCCCTGTCTTCCACCTTGCGAAAGCTTCGGGACTAGCCAACGTCAACAACCAGAACGTTATCCATGTAAACATGATCGGGAGGCGGTTCTACGACGAAACGGGAGGTCAATTCGGGACGAACAGCGCTGGCTCGGTCAACCCGTACACTCAGGGCAGCTACCTGAACGCCAAGAACATCACATACAACCCGCAAAACTGGATCAACGCCGCTCTGGCTGGAATCGGCGACGGCCACAACGGCGGTGGCCCGATCTGGGCCATCTTCGATGCAGATGCCGTGGCCCGCCAGAGATGGAATGTGGCGCCGCCCTTCGTCGATCCCGATGGATTCTTCTTCCAGGCAAACACGCTGGAGGAACTCGCACAGAAGATCGTCATGCCGCATCAGCGGGTTCCCATGCCGGCAAGCAACCTGGTCGAAACGGTGACGCGGTACAACAGCTTTGTTGACGCGGGTGCCGACGCCGACTTCGGCAAACCGACACCCCAATACAAGATCCAACGGGGCCCGTTCTATGCCGCCTGGTCGACGCCGGTGATCCACGACGCCCGGTCCGGCCTGCGCATCAACGGCTCAAGCCAGGTCCTCGACTATGCCGCTCAGGTGATTCCAGGCCTCTACGCCGCCGGCGAAGCTGCTGGCGGATTCAGTCAGCACGGGAACGGTCGAGCTCTCTCTCAGGGCATCATCGCAGGAAGACACGCAGCCTCCAGTTCGTATTAG
- a CDS encoding DUF1403 family protein — MLTRPGDDVGPAGRIGLALAGNSARGGSSDEASVVGVLDALGACPG, encoded by the coding sequence CTGCTGACGCGACCTGGAGACGACGTCGGTCCCGCCGGCCGAATTGGCTTGGCGCTGGCTGGCAACTCGGCCCGCGGAGGATCTTCTGACGAGGCGAGCGTCGTCGGAGTTCTCGATGCCCTGGGGGCTTGCCCGGGATGA
- a CDS encoding DeoR/GlpR family DNA-binding transcription regulator — protein sequence MDLIGASPSTIRRDLEMLERQGALERTHGGAMLQRTELATFEPDLATAAHFARAEKEAIGAAMMSELRAGQSVIFDASTTVLEVARAIAAAPIPLTAVTNSLAIAQILATVPEVRLVMLGGTCKPGSLTLVGQPGENFLRTIHADVAILGTHAITGDMLTETSLEVAAMKQAMIAAARRVVVLADNSKFTAPNFCTICRLADIHQIITDEGIDQAHLTNLRTLDVNVRVVRVSRPGSSVERS from the coding sequence ATCGATCTCATCGGCGCATCGCCTTCGACCATCCGGCGCGATCTCGAGATGCTTGAACGGCAGGGAGCACTGGAGCGAACGCATGGCGGGGCGATGCTTCAGCGCACGGAACTCGCCACCTTCGAGCCGGATCTCGCCACCGCGGCGCATTTCGCCAGGGCAGAGAAAGAGGCCATCGGTGCCGCCATGATGTCGGAACTCCGCGCCGGCCAAAGCGTCATTTTCGACGCAAGCACGACCGTGCTGGAAGTCGCCCGCGCCATCGCCGCGGCGCCTATTCCGCTTACCGCCGTTACCAACAGCCTCGCGATCGCGCAGATACTTGCAACCGTGCCGGAAGTACGCCTCGTCATGCTTGGAGGCACCTGCAAGCCAGGCTCACTGACCCTGGTCGGCCAGCCCGGCGAGAATTTCCTGCGAACCATCCACGCCGATGTGGCCATTCTTGGGACCCATGCCATCACCGGAGACATGCTCACGGAGACCTCGCTAGAGGTTGCGGCGATGAAGCAGGCGATGATCGCGGCGGCGCGCCGTGTCGTCGTGCTTGCGGACAATTCGAAGTTCACTGCCCCCAATTTCTGCACCATCTGCCGTCTGGCCGATATCCACCAGATCATTACCGACGAGGGCATCGATCAAGCTCACCTCACCAATCTTCGGACGCTCGATGTGAACGTCCGCGTCGTGCGCGTCAGCCGTCCAGGTTCTTCAGTTGAGCGCTCTTGA